CTTGAACTCCTTACCGTTCTGATCGAGGCATACGAGAACAGCAAGTTTCCGATTGAAGCCCCCGACCCCGTCGACGCTATCCTCTTCCGGATGCAGGAAAAGGGTCTTAAACAAGCCGATCTCGTTCCATATTTTGGTACGCGCAGCCGTGTATCCGAGGTACTGGGTCGGAAGCGTCCACTTACGGTCCAGATGATCCGGGCGCTTTCCATTGGGCTCGGCATCTCGGCTGAGACGCTGATTGGCCTGTCGGTTCCGGAAGATCACGCTACATCGGGCAAGGCGGACATAGATTGGTCAAAGTTTCCCTTTAAGGAAATGGCACGTCGCGGGTGGCTGTCAGACCTATCCGCGAAAGCGAAGACCGGCATCGAAGAGATGGTGAAGGGGTTCATCGAGGACGCTGGGCTCCAGTTCGGGGCAGCCGCATTCCGCCGTAGCATCGTCGGTGAAGCGGCCTCCCCCACGACTAGGTATGCGCTCTACGCGTGGCTTGCTCGCGTAATCCAGCGAGCGCGCGCCCTGAAGCCGAGGTTAGGCCCCTTTGAGGCAGAGAAGCTGACCGCGAGCTTCCTGCGTGAGCTCGCCCAGCTGAGCTGGTCGGAGCGAGGGCCACTTCTGGCAGTGGAGTTCTTGGAACGTCACGGCATCGCCGTGGTAATCGAACCTCACCTCAAGGGGACTCAGCTCGACGGCGCTGCGCTGAGGGACGTGGACGGCACTCCCATCGTCGGGTTGACCCTGCGATATGACAGACTCGACAACTTCTGGTTCACACTGGTCCACGAGGTTGCGCACGTCTGGAAGCACGTTGGCAACGACGAGGCTTTCTTAGACGACTTGGATGCGTCGTCCGAAGACAGGCGAGAGGCAGAGGCGAACAGACTAGCGCGCGAGGCTTTCATTCCGAGGGTCATATGGCGCCGGAGCGAAGCGTATCTTTCCCCAAGCAGGGAGACGATCGAAAAGCTAGCAAGAGAGCTTCGGATACACCCAGCAATCGTCGCCGGCAGACTCCGAAAGGAATCCAGTAACTACACGGCATTCTCTGATTTGGTTGGTCAGCAGAAAGTGCGGTCTTTCTTTCCTTCTTCGAGTGAGGTGTGACATGGCTCCGACTTATCTCCCGATTCTGAAGTCTCTGACGAGCGAGTACGAAGCATCAAAGCATCTCAACGCAGCACACGCTGCGGTCATCCACCCACTCTTCGACGTTCCCGTCATCAGTGAGAACCGGCAGAAGGCTAAGAAGTACCAGAACAGCTTCACGCCGGAGGCGGACTACCTGGACGAGGTCGCTGAGAGCATTGCCAAATATTGGAAGGGCGACTTGGTGCTTGCCGATGCCTTCAACTGGGCGCCTGACGCCACGGTAGAAACCGGCGAGCATGCGCTTTCCTACCTCTATGCAAGCCTCAAGGGGCAGGGCGTAACGGTGGCACCGGTGGTGGGATACGACCGTTGGGACGACCCGATCTATCAACTTGCGATGCGCGGCCTTGATTTGTCGGGCGCTCCCTACGTCTGTCTCCGGCTCGAGGCCAGTGCGGTCGAGGATGCTGCAGAGCCGGACATCTTCCACGAGCGCATGCAGGAGATGCTGGAGGACATGCAGCTGAGTCCGGCGGAGTGCGCCGTACTGCTTGACCTTGGCGACTTGACGAGTAAGCCGCTAATCGAAATCACCAGCGATGCAGCGCGCGTGCTGGAATTGCTCAGCGAGTATGGATTCCGGTACATCGCCACCGCAGGATCGTCGATGCCCAAGTCTGTCGACTTGGCGGTCAAAAAGAAGGACAGCACTGCGAAGGTAATCCGCAAGGAGATGCTGCTGTGGCAGGCGCTCCGCACTGAATTCAGCGGTGCTCCCTTGGT
This genomic stretch from Xanthomonas sacchari harbors:
- a CDS encoding ImmA/IrrE family metallo-endopeptidase, which encodes MTAKVIRTEEQYLTYLREVQELMARQPTAGSTDGDRLELLTVLIEAYENSKFPIEAPDPVDAILFRMQEKGLKQADLVPYFGTRSRVSEVLGRKRPLTVQMIRALSIGLGISAETLIGLSVPEDHATSGKADIDWSKFPFKEMARRGWLSDLSAKAKTGIEEMVKGFIEDAGLQFGAAAFRRSIVGEAASPTTRYALYAWLARVIQRARALKPRLGPFEAEKLTASFLRELAQLSWSERGPLLAVEFLERHGIAVVIEPHLKGTQLDGAALRDVDGTPIVGLTLRYDRLDNFWFTLVHEVAHVWKHVGNDEAFLDDLDASSEDRREAEANRLAREAFIPRVIWRRSEAYLSPSRETIEKLARELRIHPAIVAGRLRKESSNYTAFSDLVGQQKVRSFFPSSSEV
- a CDS encoding beta family protein; translation: MAPTYLPILKSLTSEYEASKHLNAAHAAVIHPLFDVPVISENRQKAKKYQNSFTPEADYLDEVAESIAKYWKGDLVLADAFNWAPDATVETGEHALSYLYASLKGQGVTVAPVVGYDRWDDPIYQLAMRGLDLSGAPYVCLRLEASAVEDAAEPDIFHERMQEMLEDMQLSPAECAVLLDLGDLTSKPLIEITSDAARVLELLSEYGFRYIATAGSSMPKSVDLAVKKKDSTAKVIRKEMLLWQALRTEFSGAPLVFGDYGVRGPGSNDAIRNPNANAKIRYTCDKAFLVSRGHSVAGGWALQMQAVAAEIANAQEFLPGFSWGDQAIADCSNGLPVKNGHGKWIAYDTSHHLAFVVEEVREFERVLASATTDTTA